One Bifidobacterium crudilactis genomic region harbors:
- the rfbB gene encoding dTDP-glucose 4,6-dehydratase yields MGSYIVPRHVLVTGGAGFIGSNFVRYVADCHPEVHITVLDALTYAANTGNLVDIPAEQCDFVHGDIRDADLVDEVVASSDAVVHFAAESHNDNAISDPAAFVSTNVEGTFVLLESVRRHDVRFHHISTDEVYGDLDYDDKRAFTEESPYRPSNPYSASKAASDHLVRAWIRTYGIRATISNSSNNFGSFQHVEKFIPRQITNILCGERPKLYGVGREVRDWISVSDHCLAVWEILTRGDIGQTYLVSAGNELSNAFVLASILDAMGMPSDYYDTVPNRVGVDKRYALDSSKIRTLLGWRPADASFHQSLLDTIQWYANHRDWWMPSKTSTEQRYRNIGR; encoded by the coding sequence ATGGGTTCATATATCGTTCCCCGTCATGTACTTGTCACGGGTGGAGCCGGTTTTATAGGTTCCAATTTTGTCCGTTATGTCGCCGACTGTCATCCTGAGGTCCATATTACCGTGTTGGATGCCTTGACCTACGCAGCGAATACGGGCAACCTTGTAGACATTCCTGCTGAGCAATGTGATTTTGTGCATGGCGATATCCGTGATGCGGATCTCGTGGACGAGGTGGTCGCGTCGAGTGATGCAGTGGTTCATTTCGCCGCGGAGTCACATAACGATAATGCGATATCTGATCCAGCCGCATTCGTTTCCACGAACGTCGAGGGCACTTTTGTGTTGTTGGAGAGTGTGAGGCGGCATGACGTGAGATTCCATCATATCTCTACCGATGAGGTCTATGGCGATCTTGATTATGATGACAAACGCGCATTCACTGAGGAGAGCCCGTACCGTCCATCGAATCCATACTCCGCTAGTAAAGCCGCATCAGATCATCTAGTGAGAGCCTGGATACGTACCTATGGCATTCGTGCGACGATTTCGAATTCCTCGAATAATTTTGGCAGCTTCCAACATGTTGAGAAGTTCATTCCAAGGCAGATCACGAACATCCTCTGTGGTGAGCGGCCGAAGTTATATGGTGTTGGCAGGGAGGTGAGGGATTGGATTTCAGTATCCGATCACTGTTTGGCTGTTTGGGAGATTCTCACCAGAGGTGACATCGGTCAGACCTATCTGGTGAGTGCGGGCAATGAGCTCAGCAACGCTTTTGTTCTCGCTTCCATCCTTGATGCAATGGGAATGCCATCCGACTATTATGATACGGTCCCGAATCGGGTGGGGGTCGACAAGCGCTACGCGCTCGACAGCTCGAAGATACGCACTCTGCTTGGGTGGAGGCCGGCTGATGCCAGTTTCCATCAATCGTTGCTAGACACCATACAGTGGTACGCCAATCATAGGGATTGGTGGATGCCAAGCAAAACGAGTACGGAACAGCGTTATCGGAATATTGGGCGTTGA
- a CDS encoding NUDIX hydrolase, translating to MKEESKMADAHDECGVYNEEPPFDLDMPEVVYDSGDSVSLTVTRIRARLRRNNAPYTLRYVSVKHRQPGAVCVVCHDGLLLLARHWRVATGEFGWEFPRGMGESGETPTQTANRELHEETGLEARNTRLLQLIHADTGLLADQIAVTEITPKSTEPTSAASAELDWELNASHWFSTDDIERMIAKSIISDGITLASYCIWKAHHSAEDAN from the coding sequence ATGAAGGAGGAATCAAAGATGGCGGACGCGCACGATGAGTGTGGTGTATACAACGAGGAGCCGCCTTTTGATCTCGACATGCCAGAGGTTGTATATGACTCTGGAGATTCCGTATCGTTGACTGTGACACGAATAAGAGCGCGATTACGGCGAAACAACGCGCCATACACGCTTCGATATGTTTCAGTCAAGCATCGCCAACCCGGTGCGGTATGCGTGGTATGCCACGATGGTTTACTGCTCCTGGCCCGTCACTGGCGCGTAGCAACGGGCGAATTCGGATGGGAGTTTCCACGTGGAATGGGGGAATCCGGCGAAACGCCCACGCAGACCGCCAACCGAGAACTGCATGAGGAAACCGGGCTGGAAGCTCGAAACACAAGGTTGCTGCAGCTTATACATGCCGACACCGGTTTGTTGGCCGACCAGATAGCAGTAACCGAAATCACACCAAAATCAACGGAACCGACATCTGCAGCCAGTGCGGAACTTGATTGGGAACTCAATGCCTCACATTGGTTTTCCACAGATGACATCGAACGGATGATCGCCAAGTCCATCATTTCAGATGGCATCACATTGGCCTCATATTGCATATGGAAAGCGCACCATTCCGCTGAAGATGCAAACTGA
- the glf gene encoding UDP-galactopyranose mutase, giving the protein MDADLVIVGAGLFGLTVAQQAVEHTNAKVLILDIRDHIGGNAYSYTDEETGAEIHKYGAHLFHTSNQRVWDYVNRFTSFTNYVHRVYATHNDEVYPLPINLGTINQFFRAHYTPSEAQALISEQSAEITSEDPSNLNDQGISLIGRPLYEAFIKNYTAKQWQTDPAELPASIIKRLPVRFNYDNRYFKDRWEGLPSDGYTAWFERMIDSDRIDVRLGVDFFDESQPLNKKALLGKVPIVYTGPVDRWFDYSLGELKWRTVDFKERRYDEDDHFGCPVMNFSDADVPYTRAIEFKNFNPERRDQQNHGKTVVWEEYSRFANRDDEPYYPVNTAEDRDMYTRYKALASKEPGVHFGGRLGTYAYYDMHQVINSALIAFENSIEPELS; this is encoded by the coding sequence ATGGATGCCGACTTGGTTATTGTAGGGGCGGGCCTGTTTGGTCTCACCGTGGCCCAACAAGCTGTAGAACACACGAATGCAAAGGTGCTGATTCTCGATATCAGAGACCACATCGGAGGCAATGCCTACTCCTACACAGATGAGGAGACGGGCGCAGAGATCCACAAATATGGGGCGCATCTGTTCCATACCAGCAACCAACGTGTCTGGGATTATGTAAACCGCTTCACATCATTCACCAACTATGTACATCGTGTGTATGCGACTCATAATGACGAAGTCTACCCACTTCCCATCAATCTGGGTACGATCAATCAATTCTTCCGCGCCCACTACACTCCCTCCGAGGCGCAGGCTCTGATCAGCGAGCAATCCGCGGAAATTACCTCTGAAGATCCAAGCAACCTCAACGATCAGGGAATCAGCCTTATTGGCAGACCGTTGTATGAAGCATTCATCAAGAACTATACGGCCAAACAATGGCAGACCGACCCGGCAGAGCTTCCTGCGAGCATCATCAAACGCCTTCCGGTGCGCTTCAACTATGACAACCGTTATTTCAAGGATCGCTGGGAGGGGCTGCCAAGCGATGGTTACACCGCATGGTTCGAACGCATGATTGACAGTGACAGAATTGATGTACGCCTTGGCGTTGACTTCTTCGATGAATCACAGCCATTGAACAAGAAAGCTCTTCTCGGGAAGGTCCCGATTGTGTACACAGGCCCGGTTGATAGGTGGTTTGACTACTCCTTGGGTGAATTGAAGTGGCGCACCGTAGATTTCAAAGAGCGACGCTATGATGAGGACGATCACTTCGGCTGCCCTGTGATGAATTTTTCGGATGCAGACGTGCCCTACACCCGTGCGATTGAATTCAAGAATTTCAATCCAGAACGCCGTGACCAGCAGAACCATGGCAAAACCGTTGTCTGGGAAGAATATAGCCGCTTTGCCAATAGGGACGATGAACCTTATTATCCGGTCAACACAGCCGAAGACCGCGACATGTACACCCGATACAAGGCGCTTGCCTCGAAGGAACCTGGCGTGCACTTTGGAGGACGGCTAGGAACATACGCATACTACGACATGCATCAGGTGATTAACTCGGCGCTAATCGCATTCGAGAACTCCATCGAACCCGAACTCTCCTGA
- a CDS encoding ABC transporter ATP-binding protein → MSGHPAGAEAFRPAEDAPAVLTVNHVGKVFRLPTEQATGLKQVFINWAKGIKGFKEQRVLKNISFEVQQGDFFGIVGRNGSGKSTLLKLISGIYSPDEGSIETVGKLVPFIELGVGFNPELTGRENVYLNGSLLGFDRHEIDDMYDDIVEFAELGEFMDQKLKNYSSGMQVRLAFSVAIKAQGDILVLDEVLAVGDEAFQRKCDDFFTEIRKDPTKTVILVTHDMGSIKKYCTKAMMIKDGEITAIGDKETVAEQYTLANLEAQRKEEQRRQDQLGVSGEFPNGLSERCPVLRTYAESSELCKSSDTFRFAVEYQYDEPGDFYLAIALHDIRRGGITYDTGPKVLKMDNHGHHVVHFSLPLRIFNNGEFRLITSLRTPNPQDPKATDAVGVALDANACNFVIRDANNGDYALLNDSAIRITQLTDILA, encoded by the coding sequence ATGTCAGGTCATCCAGCGGGTGCAGAAGCTTTTCGACCCGCAGAGGACGCGCCTGCGGTATTGACCGTCAACCATGTTGGCAAGGTCTTCAGGTTGCCTACCGAACAGGCTACCGGACTCAAGCAGGTGTTCATCAATTGGGCCAAAGGGATCAAAGGTTTCAAAGAGCAAAGGGTGCTCAAAAATATATCCTTCGAGGTTCAGCAGGGTGATTTTTTCGGCATTGTTGGAAGAAACGGCAGCGGGAAATCGACATTGCTCAAGTTGATCTCCGGAATTTACTCGCCTGATGAGGGAAGCATAGAAACAGTAGGGAAGCTTGTCCCTTTCATCGAGCTTGGTGTCGGATTCAACCCTGAATTGACCGGTCGGGAGAACGTATATCTCAATGGGTCCTTGCTTGGGTTTGATCGCCATGAAATCGACGATATGTACGACGACATCGTGGAATTCGCCGAGCTTGGCGAATTCATGGATCAGAAGCTGAAGAATTATTCCAGCGGAATGCAGGTCAGGCTTGCTTTTTCAGTAGCAATCAAAGCTCAGGGAGACATCCTTGTGCTGGATGAGGTGCTTGCCGTAGGTGATGAGGCATTCCAGCGGAAATGCGACGATTTCTTTACGGAAATCCGGAAAGACCCAACTAAAACCGTTATTCTGGTCACTCATGATATGGGCTCGATTAAAAAATACTGCACCAAGGCGATGATGATTAAGGATGGGGAAATCACTGCCATAGGTGATAAGGAGACCGTAGCCGAGCAATACACGCTGGCGAATCTCGAAGCGCAGCGAAAGGAGGAACAGCGCAGACAAGACCAGCTCGGTGTAAGTGGTGAATTCCCTAATGGGTTGAGTGAGCGATGCCCTGTACTACGAACATATGCAGAGTCTTCCGAACTGTGCAAGAGCTCTGATACATTTCGTTTCGCTGTGGAATATCAATATGATGAACCCGGTGATTTCTATCTGGCAATAGCGCTTCATGATATTCGGCGTGGGGGAATTACTTATGATACCGGCCCTAAGGTGTTGAAGATGGACAACCATGGGCATCATGTCGTTCATTTCAGTTTGCCGTTGAGAATATTCAACAATGGGGAGTTCAGATTGATTACTTCCCTCAGAACGCCGAATCCCCAGGATCCGAAGGCGACAGACGCCGTAGGTGTCGCCCTTGATGCAAATGCATGTAACTTCGTGATTCGAGATGCAAATAACGGTGATTACGCTTTGCTGAATGATTCAGCCATACGGATCACACAGCTAACTGACATTTTGGCCTGA
- a CDS encoding ABC transporter permease — MKQLIRKIADRYHYAWVVLRGLVKTDFKLRYQGSFLGVAWSVLQPLMLFCVMYLVFARFLRMTDGTPTYPVVLLLGISSWQFFSEATSVGLRSIVDRGDLLRKIHFPNYIVVVSATMGSLISYGINTVVVLIFAFLNRVQFTWRVLLLPINVIQLYMLTLGVTFLLSSMYVYFRDVLHIWDVVTQALFYSVPIVYPLVMVLNFNSYGPTVAKLMMLNPVAQVIQDIRHNFIAPDSTPTVWNQVGNPLVRLIPVILTAVIFALGVYVFKKNNKRFAEIM; from the coding sequence GTGAAACAATTAATCCGGAAGATCGCCGACCGTTATCATTACGCTTGGGTCGTGCTTAGAGGTCTGGTAAAGACCGATTTCAAACTGAGGTATCAAGGGTCCTTCCTCGGTGTCGCATGGTCGGTTCTTCAGCCATTGATGCTTTTCTGCGTGATGTATCTCGTATTTGCGAGATTCTTGCGTATGACTGATGGAACTCCCACATATCCGGTAGTGCTGTTGCTTGGTATCAGCTCATGGCAGTTCTTCTCGGAAGCCACCAGTGTGGGGTTGAGATCAATTGTCGACAGAGGTGATTTGCTGCGCAAAATTCATTTTCCCAACTACATCGTTGTGGTCTCCGCAACCATGGGATCTCTGATTAGCTATGGCATCAATACCGTGGTGGTGCTGATATTCGCCTTCCTTAACAGGGTGCAGTTTACCTGGCGTGTATTGTTATTGCCAATTAACGTCATCCAACTATATATGCTGACTCTCGGTGTGACATTCCTGTTGTCATCGATGTATGTCTATTTCCGCGATGTGTTGCATATCTGGGATGTCGTTACTCAAGCCCTGTTCTATTCTGTGCCAATCGTGTACCCGCTGGTGATGGTTCTGAATTTCAACTCTTATGGTCCAACTGTCGCAAAGCTCATGATGCTGAATCCTGTCGCACAGGTCATACAGGACATACGCCACAACTTCATTGCGCCGGATTCTACGCCGACCGTCTGGAATCAGGTGGGTAACCCGTTGGTCCGTTTGATACCGGTGATTCTCACAGCCGTTATTTTTGCGCTGGGCGTTTACGTATTCAAGAAGAACAACAAGCGATTCGCGGAGATTATGTGA
- a CDS encoding glycosyltransferase produces MGVHRHGSKSANILYGTGYDSHGQAVDPPELDVWFDGRRRVRIPAYRRFSTAGYFNAFPAAYWCDATNVDRVSLSVAISAGATLTVWKSDQHARADRVLQQELSAGRHDIEVSITGMSDGGWLWFDIETGDDPVTLENSSWNTDIAVERDGNASIAITTMNKPEWCLRQFALLAEFADLSVIDEILVVDQGNKRVSEAEQFDEMSHRLGAKLRVIDQRNIGGSGGFSRGMHEVESRGSSEYALLLDDDTVLEPESVSRAIMFANHCAKPTIVGGNMLFLSEPTRLCSLAEVFNVRGIYWEQTPGTPKFPDMADARFTDETWLHKRADADYNAWWMCLIPVDIIKEIGLSYPFFIKNDDVEYGVRAKQAGFRTVTVPGVCLWHQSWVDKDDILDWQAYFHVRNKLIMGLLYSPYRCGGKLFRNMFRASASAAVKLRYSAVMLHQMAVKDVLKGPEYIGSVLETKLPDVRKLRSAQPDAQMQPLKELPQQLIIHNPIDAESIGSNSVAALFHQIAPLRKDARTVVDGYVEPTKVFSAVSMSVAQGHVSSGNVPFSDKAHLRATASSPHNHWKAMSTMDSAVAVSVEKDAGILLVRHPWKALRAMCSVTALYARLAVRWPAYRKRYREQFKAMTSPNWWNTYFAPEEER; encoded by the coding sequence TATCCCCGCGTACAGACGGTTCAGCACTGCAGGGTATTTCAATGCTTTTCCTGCGGCCTACTGGTGCGACGCCACAAATGTGGACCGTGTGTCGTTAAGTGTCGCGATCAGCGCTGGTGCGACGCTCACTGTATGGAAAAGTGATCAGCATGCTCGAGCAGACCGTGTATTACAGCAAGAATTGTCTGCAGGGAGACATGACATTGAAGTTTCAATTACGGGAATGTCTGACGGCGGTTGGCTGTGGTTCGATATTGAGACCGGAGATGACCCGGTTACTCTTGAAAACTCCTCATGGAATACCGATATTGCCGTTGAACGAGACGGGAACGCATCGATTGCCATCACCACGATGAACAAACCCGAATGGTGCCTACGTCAGTTTGCCTTACTCGCCGAATTTGCCGATCTGAGCGTGATCGACGAGATTCTGGTTGTGGATCAGGGCAACAAGCGTGTTTCAGAGGCGGAGCAATTCGATGAGATGTCACATCGTCTCGGTGCTAAGCTTCGTGTAATCGACCAGAGGAACATCGGTGGATCCGGTGGATTCTCCAGAGGCATGCATGAAGTGGAAAGTCGTGGTTCCAGTGAATACGCCCTGCTACTGGACGACGACACCGTGTTGGAGCCTGAATCTGTTTCACGGGCAATCATGTTCGCAAATCATTGTGCGAAGCCGACGATAGTCGGTGGGAACATGCTTTTCCTGAGTGAACCGACACGACTGTGTTCGTTGGCAGAGGTATTCAACGTCAGAGGCATCTATTGGGAACAGACTCCCGGAACTCCAAAATTCCCTGATATGGCGGATGCTCGGTTCACCGATGAGACCTGGCTGCATAAGCGCGCTGATGCCGATTACAACGCATGGTGGATGTGTTTGATTCCTGTCGATATCATCAAGGAAATCGGGCTGTCATATCCATTTTTCATCAAGAACGACGATGTCGAATATGGAGTCAGAGCAAAACAGGCGGGTTTTAGAACCGTCACGGTACCTGGGGTGTGCCTATGGCATCAGTCATGGGTTGACAAGGACGATATTCTGGACTGGCAGGCGTACTTCCATGTCCGGAATAAACTCATCATGGGGTTGTTGTATTCGCCGTACCGTTGCGGGGGGAAGCTGTTCCGTAATATGTTCAGAGCCTCCGCATCGGCAGCCGTGAAGCTCAGATATTCGGCTGTTATGCTGCACCAGATGGCGGTAAAGGATGTGCTGAAGGGGCCAGAGTACATCGGAAGCGTGTTGGAGACCAAGCTGCCCGATGTGAGAAAGTTGCGTTCCGCACAGCCAGATGCTCAGATGCAGCCTTTGAAAGAGCTGCCACAGCAACTAATCATTCATAACCCGATTGATGCCGAGTCAATCGGCAGCAACAGTGTCGCCGCACTGTTCCATCAGATTGCACCATTGAGAAAAGATGCGCGCACTGTCGTTGACGGCTATGTCGAGCCGACGAAAGTGTTCAGTGCTGTAAGCATGAGCGTGGCGCAAGGACACGTCAGCTCCGGGAATGTTCCTTTTTCTGATAAAGCGCATCTGAGGGCAACGGCCTCGTCGCCGCATAATCATTGGAAAGCCATGTCTACCATGGATTCCGCGGTGGCTGTTTCGGTCGAAAAAGACGCCGGGATATTGCTGGTTCGCCACCCATGGAAGGCTTTGAGAGCGATGTGCTCGGTTACGGCGTTGTATGCACGCCTGGCGGTACGCTGGCCTGCGTATAGGAAGCGATACCGTGAGCAGTTCAAGGCCATGACTTCCCCGAATTGGTGGAACACGTATTTCGCTCCAGAGGAGGAGCGGTAG